Proteins co-encoded in one Brassica oleracea var. oleracea cultivar TO1000 chromosome C4, BOL, whole genome shotgun sequence genomic window:
- the LOC106341388 gene encoding CLAVATA3/ESR (CLE)-related protein 5-like, which yields MANLILKKTLIILLIIFASPIFSTHARILHDDRVANMGTMDSHALLRELGFDLSKFKGHNERRFLVNSDRVSPGGPDPQHHH from the coding sequence ATGGCGAATTTAATTCTTAAGAAAACTCTTATCATACTCTTAATCATATTTGCATCACCAATCTTTAGTACTCACGCTCGAATCCTCCATGATGATCGAGTTGCAAACATGGGCACTATGGATAGTCATGCTCTGCTACGGGAACTCGGGTTTGATCTCTCCAAGTTCAAAGGTCATAACGAGAGGAGATTTCTAGTGAATTCGGACAGGGTTTCACCGGGAGGACCTGACCCGCAACATCATCACTGA